One Sphingomonas sp. FARSPH DNA segment encodes these proteins:
- a CDS encoding metallopeptidase family protein, which yields MARMMNGQEGLGTAPDAAAIEGIARDTIARLPAQFRAHLGDVVLIVEEVADDETLAALGIEHPLDLTGLYHGRPVGEKSSLDSGALPDRIHLYRRAILDEWVETDVRLDDLVRHVTIHEIGHHFGLSDDDMHALEDALAD from the coding sequence ATGGCGCGGATGATGAACGGGCAAGAGGGTCTGGGTACCGCACCCGATGCGGCGGCTATCGAGGGGATCGCGCGCGACACGATCGCGCGGCTGCCCGCGCAATTCCGCGCGCATCTGGGTGACGTGGTGCTGATCGTCGAGGAGGTCGCCGACGACGAGACGCTCGCCGCGCTCGGCATCGAGCATCCGCTCGACCTGACCGGCCTGTACCACGGCCGCCCGGTCGGCGAGAAATCGTCGCTCGATTCGGGTGCGCTGCCCGATCGCATCCACCTCTACCGCCGCGCGATCCTCGACGAATGGGTGGAGACGGATGTGCGGCTCGACGACCTTGTCCGGCATGTGACGATCCACGAGATCGGCCACCATTTCGGCCTGTCCGACGACGACATGCACGCGCTCGAAGACGCGTTGGCGGATTGA
- the hppD gene encoding 4-hydroxyphenylpyruvate dioxygenase: MDHIDVNPMGLDGFEFCEFTSPDPDTLAAQFEAMGFVAASTHPTRAITRYKQGRINLLINREESGHAADFRAAHGPSASAMAFRVQNAREAYDAAIARGAKPAPAGQALDDIPALEGIGGSLLYLVDRHGAAGTIYDAWDQVPGAAEAEAQNNVGLDLLDHLTHNVRRGQMRVWSQFYGQIFGFEEQKYFDIKGKATGLFSQAMIAPDRAIRIPLNESQDDKSQIEEFIRDYNGEGIQHLALTTDNIYDTVEKLRARGVKLQDTIETYYELVDKRVPNHGEDLERLRRNRILIDGNVGEEGLLLQIFTETMVGPIFFEIIQRKGNEGFGNGNFQALYESIELDQIRRGVITVDA, from the coding sequence ATGGACCATATCGACGTCAATCCGATGGGCCTCGACGGGTTCGAATTCTGCGAATTCACCTCGCCCGACCCCGACACGCTGGCTGCGCAGTTCGAGGCGATGGGCTTCGTCGCGGCCTCGACGCATCCGACCCGCGCGATCACCCGCTACAAGCAGGGGCGGATCAACCTGCTGATCAACCGCGAGGAGAGCGGCCACGCCGCCGATTTCCGCGCGGCGCACGGCCCGTCGGCGAGTGCGATGGCGTTCCGCGTCCAGAATGCGCGCGAGGCCTATGACGCGGCGATCGCGCGCGGTGCGAAGCCCGCCCCCGCCGGCCAGGCGCTGGACGACATTCCCGCGCTGGAGGGGATCGGCGGCTCGCTCTTGTACCTCGTCGACCGTCATGGCGCGGCCGGCACGATCTACGATGCCTGGGACCAGGTGCCCGGCGCCGCCGAGGCGGAAGCGCAGAACAACGTCGGCCTCGACCTGCTCGACCACCTCACCCACAACGTACGCCGCGGTCAGATGCGCGTCTGGTCGCAATTCTACGGGCAGATCTTCGGCTTCGAAGAGCAGAAGTATTTCGACATCAAGGGCAAGGCAACCGGCCTGTTCAGCCAGGCGATGATCGCCCCCGACCGCGCGATCCGCATCCCGCTGAACGAAAGCCAGGACGATAAGAGCCAGATCGAGGAGTTCATCCGCGATTACAACGGCGAGGGCATCCAGCATCTCGCGCTGACCACCGACAATATCTACGACACGGTCGAGAAACTGCGCGCACGCGGCGTCAAGCTTCAGGACACGATCGAGACCTATTACGAGCTCGTCGACAAGCGCGTGCCTAACCATGGCGAGGACCTTGAACGGCTGCGCCGCAACCGCATCCTGATCGACGGCAACGTCGGCGAGGAGGGGCTGCTGCTCCAGATTTTCACCGAGACGATGGTCGGGCCGATCTTCTTCGAGATCATCCAGCGCAAGGGCAATGAGGGCTTCGGCAACGGCAATTTCCAGGCGTTGTATGAAAGCATCGAGCTGGATCAGATTCGTCGCGGCGTCATCACGGTCGACGCGTAA
- the maiA gene encoding maleylacetoacetate isomerase, whose amino-acid sequence MILHGYWRSGAAYRVRIALALKGVAYDQVNYDLRTGAQGSADYAALNPAKLVPALETDGRILTQSSAIIEWLDETCPDPPLLPADAFGRARVRALVATIAGDTHPLHNLRVHKSLREQFGADEAAVTDWNRHWIATGLAAVEAMVAQGGRGFAYGGTPTIADCYTVPALYSAHRFGVDVAGFPALVAAGERAAALPAVQAAHPSVQPDADPA is encoded by the coding sequence ATGATCCTGCACGGCTATTGGCGCTCCGGCGCCGCCTATCGCGTCCGCATCGCGCTCGCGCTGAAGGGCGTGGCATACGACCAAGTCAATTACGACCTGCGCACCGGCGCGCAAGGATCGGCGGACTATGCCGCGCTCAACCCGGCCAAGCTGGTGCCCGCGCTGGAGACCGATGGCCGCATCCTGACGCAGTCGAGCGCGATCATCGAATGGCTCGACGAAACCTGTCCCGACCCGCCCCTGCTCCCCGCCGACGCCTTCGGCAGGGCGCGCGTGCGGGCGCTGGTCGCGACGATCGCGGGCGATACGCATCCGCTCCACAATCTGCGCGTCCATAAGAGCTTGCGCGAGCAATTCGGCGCGGACGAGGCGGCGGTGACCGACTGGAACCGCCACTGGATCGCGACCGGCCTCGCCGCGGTCGAGGCGATGGTCGCGCAGGGTGGACGCGGCTTCGCTTATGGCGGCACACCGACGATCGCCGATTGCTACACCGTCCCCGCCCTCTATTCCGCGCATCGCTTCGGCGTCGACGTCGCCGGCTTCCCCGCGCTCGTCGCGGCAGGCGAGCGGGCGGCGGCCCTGCCCGCGGTACAGGCGGCGCACCCGTCCGTACAACCCGACGCCGATCCGGCGTGA
- a CDS encoding 4a-hydroxytetrahydrobiopterin dehydratase, which yields MSDAPIEALSEAERADALDGLPEWDYDEARDAITRSLVFADFVEAFGFMTQVALMAEKANHHPEWSNVYNRVEILLTTHDAGGLSGRDIEMAEAIDAIVDE from the coding sequence GTGAGCGACGCCCCGATCGAAGCGCTGAGCGAAGCCGAACGTGCCGACGCGCTCGATGGCTTGCCCGAATGGGATTACGACGAGGCGCGCGACGCGATCACGCGCAGCCTGGTCTTCGCCGATTTCGTCGAGGCGTTCGGCTTCATGACGCAGGTCGCGCTCATGGCGGAAAAGGCGAACCACCATCCCGAATGGAGCAACGTCTACAACCGCGTCGAAATCCTGCTCACCACGCACGACGCAGGCGGCCTGTCGGGCCGGGACATCGAGATGGCCGAGGCGATCGACGCGATCGTCGACGAATGA
- a CDS encoding TonB-dependent receptor yields the protein MRMGLAMTMAAVSWPAMAAAQQAQTSAPAQKAPAKAAAPAAQADENSDEPDIIVRGTRNLPGSVIGDIPPEQQLDPADIRAYGVSSVSDLLTELSPQTTSGVGGPPVVLLDGKRIAGFQEIRDIPTEAIARVDILPEEVALKYGYTADQKVVNIVLRRRFRATSVELSDKAATAGGNNTPQVQLGILSIRNGGRLNINTNYQQSSALTESERNIAAAATEGATTGFDQRPYRTLLPFTRTVSTNAVYARPIGGVSATINGEVATSDSIGQYGLPTATFAVPAGNPFAPNGATTVTNVLSGGDFLPLAQRSQGITAHLGTSLNGRLSSKWLWTVTGTYDRADTHTFTETGVDTSAYQARINANDPTANPSARLTPADVAAGIANRGRSLSNSGQIQALVNGPIVDLPAGPISTSLRVGAQSSSLDSSAFRIGQNGVGITSAGQVSRDIVNGRVNIDVPIASRVKNVLGAIGSLSLNANAAVDHLSDFGTLYTYGYGFNWSPLNGVRVIGSVSQQDEAPSAAQLGNPQIVTPNVRVFDYIKGATATVTTISGGNAALTEDNRRVLRFGLNLKPWDDKDLTLIAGYTDTRVNNPIASFPTPTAAIEAAYPVRFTRDADGNLLRLDTRPINYARTEDSSLRWGINFSKPIKSRIQKEIEAFRAGTGPNPFAGLRIPGFPGGGGGRREGGSERADAGAPPPPSAGDAPPPPPAGDAPPPPGEGGGRGPGGFGGGRGGYGGGFGGGGRGGGQGGGRIQFAFYHTWHLTDRVLVTPGGPALDLLNGDAIGQTGGQPRHEFEVQTGYSNNGIGVRLSGDYQTGTRVNGGTAAQPQSLTFSGLATANLRIFADLQQQLPLLKAHPWVRGLRLTLGVDNILDSRQRVRDANGITPISYQPDYLNPLGRTIRLSIRKLFSPPPQFRPPSQAS from the coding sequence ATGCGCATGGGGCTGGCGATGACGATGGCGGCGGTGAGCTGGCCGGCGATGGCGGCGGCGCAGCAGGCGCAGACCAGCGCGCCCGCCCAGAAGGCGCCCGCCAAGGCGGCGGCACCGGCCGCGCAGGCGGACGAGAACAGCGACGAGCCCGACATCATCGTGCGCGGCACGCGCAATCTGCCCGGTTCGGTGATCGGCGACATCCCGCCCGAACAGCAGTTGGACCCGGCGGACATCCGCGCTTATGGCGTCAGCTCCGTCTCCGACCTGCTCACCGAATTGTCGCCGCAGACGACGAGCGGCGTCGGCGGGCCACCCGTCGTGCTGCTCGACGGCAAGCGGATCGCGGGCTTCCAGGAAATCCGCGACATCCCGACCGAGGCGATCGCACGCGTCGACATCCTGCCCGAAGAGGTCGCGCTGAAATACGGCTACACCGCCGACCAGAAGGTGGTGAACATCGTGCTGCGCCGCCGTTTCCGCGCGACCAGCGTCGAGCTGTCGGACAAGGCGGCGACAGCAGGCGGCAACAACACGCCGCAGGTCCAGCTGGGCATCCTGTCGATCCGCAACGGCGGGCGGCTCAACATCAACACCAATTACCAGCAAAGTTCCGCACTGACCGAATCGGAGCGCAACATCGCCGCAGCGGCGACCGAGGGCGCGACGACGGGGTTCGACCAGCGGCCCTACCGCACGTTGCTGCCGTTCACGCGCACCGTGTCGACCAACGCGGTCTACGCCCGGCCGATCGGCGGCGTGTCGGCGACGATCAACGGCGAGGTCGCGACCAGCGACAGCATCGGCCAGTACGGCCTGCCGACCGCGACGTTCGCGGTGCCGGCGGGCAATCCGTTCGCGCCCAACGGCGCGACCACCGTCACCAACGTGCTGTCGGGCGGTGACTTTCTGCCGCTGGCGCAGCGCAGCCAGGGCATCACCGCGCATCTGGGCACCTCGCTCAACGGCCGGCTGAGTTCGAAATGGCTGTGGACAGTTACGGGCACCTACGACCGGGCAGACACGCACACCTTCACCGAAACGGGCGTCGACACATCGGCCTATCAGGCGCGGATCAACGCCAACGACCCAACCGCCAATCCCAGTGCGCGGCTAACCCCCGCCGACGTCGCCGCGGGCATCGCCAACCGCGGCCGGTCGCTGTCGAACAGCGGGCAGATCCAGGCGCTGGTCAACGGCCCGATCGTCGACCTGCCCGCCGGCCCCATCTCCACCTCGCTGCGCGTCGGCGCGCAGTCGAGCAGCCTCGACAGCAGCGCGTTCCGCATCGGCCAGAACGGCGTCGGCATCACCAGTGCGGGGCAGGTGTCGCGCGACATCGTCAACGGCCGCGTCAACATCGACGTGCCGATCGCCAGCCGCGTCAAGAACGTGCTGGGCGCGATCGGAAGCCTGTCGCTCAACGCCAATGCCGCGGTCGATCACCTGTCGGACTTCGGCACGCTCTATACCTATGGCTACGGGTTCAACTGGTCGCCGTTGAACGGCGTGCGCGTGATCGGGTCGGTGAGCCAGCAGGACGAGGCGCCGAGCGCGGCGCAGCTCGGCAATCCGCAGATCGTGACCCCCAACGTGCGCGTATTCGATTACATCAAGGGCGCGACCGCGACGGTGACGACGATCAGCGGCGGCAACGCCGCGCTGACCGAGGACAACCGCCGCGTGCTGCGCTTCGGCCTCAACCTCAAGCCGTGGGACGACAAGGACCTGACGCTGATCGCGGGCTATACCGACACGCGCGTCAACAACCCGATCGCGAGCTTCCCCACACCGACCGCCGCGATCGAGGCGGCCTATCCCGTCCGCTTCACGCGCGATGCGGACGGCAATCTGCTGCGCCTCGATACGCGTCCGATCAATTATGCGCGGACCGAGGATTCGTCGCTGCGCTGGGGGATCAACTTCTCGAAGCCGATCAAGTCGCGCATCCAGAAGGAGATCGAGGCGTTCCGCGCGGGCACCGGACCCAATCCGTTCGCCGGCCTGCGCATCCCCGGCTTCCCGGGTGGCGGCGGTGGCCGGCGCGAGGGCGGGAGCGAACGCGCCGATGCGGGCGCGCCGCCACCGCCGAGCGCGGGTGACGCCCCACCGCCACCCCCTGCCGGCGACGCGCCACCGCCGCCCGGCGAAGGCGGCGGTCGCGGTCCCGGTGGCTTCGGCGGCGGGCGCGGCGGCTATGGCGGCGGCTTCGGCGGCGGCGGTCGTGGCGGTGGCCAGGGCGGCGGGCGCATCCAGTTCGCTTTCTACCACACCTGGCACCTCACCGATCGCGTGCTCGTGACGCCGGGCGGCCCTGCGCTCGACCTGCTCAACGGCGATGCGATCGGCCAGACCGGCGGCCAGCCGCGGCACGAGTTCGAGGTGCAGACCGGCTATTCGAACAACGGCATCGGCGTGCGCCTGTCGGGCGATTACCAGACGGGAACGCGCGTCAACGGCGGCACCGCCGCGCAGCCGCAGTCGCTGACCTTCTCCGGCCTCGCGACCGCGAACCTGCGCATCTTCGCCGACCTTCAGCAGCAATTGCCACTGCTGAAGGCGCATCCCTGGGTGCGCGGGCTGCGGCTGACGCTGGGCGTCGACAATATCCTCGACAGCCGCCAGCGCGTGCGCGACGCCAACGGCATCACACCGATCAGCTACCAGCCGGATTATCTCAACCCGCTCGGCCGTACGATCCGGCTGAGCATCCGCAAGCTGTTCAGCCCGCCGCCGCAGTTCCGTCCGCCGTCGCAGGCGTCTTAG
- a CDS encoding Rieske (2Fe-2S) protein, with amino-acid sequence MTATLRLSATPAGVRLAPFADLADGTARNFVLQMKAGRFHGFVVRRGAEVVGYVDRCPHAGVPLAQTLDDYLSPSGDLIACSWHGALFRIGDGACVGGPCVGQALTPWPVTVVDGFVTTA; translated from the coding sequence GTGACCGCGACGCTGCGCCTGTCCGCGACGCCGGCCGGCGTGCGTCTCGCGCCGTTCGCCGACCTCGCGGATGGCACGGCGCGCAATTTCGTGCTGCAGATGAAGGCCGGGCGCTTTCACGGCTTCGTCGTACGACGCGGTGCGGAGGTGGTCGGCTATGTCGATCGCTGCCCCCACGCGGGCGTCCCGCTGGCGCAGACGCTCGACGATTATCTCAGCCCCTCGGGCGATCTCATCGCATGTAGCTGGCATGGCGCGCTGTTCCGCATCGGTGACGGCGCCTGCGTCGGCGGTCCGTGCGTGGGTCAGGCGCTGACGCCATGGCCCGTCACCGTGGTCGACGGCTTCGTCACCACCGCCTGA
- the hmgA gene encoding homogentisate 1,2-dioxygenase yields MTDYIPGFGNHVATEAVPGALPIGRNSPQRPAFGLYAEQLSGTAFTAPRHENRRSWLYRMRPTAEHPPYRRYTGAKLFAPGTDDAPLAPNRLRWDPAPLPEAPTDFVDGLVTMMANRDPVELEGVALHVYAANRDMTDRVFMDADGELLFIPEHGRITLHTELGRIDVAPSQIALVPRGVRFRVMLPDGAARGYLAENHGALFRLPDLGPIGANGLANPRDFETPVAWFEDRDEPTEVIQKFMGSLWTTTLDHSPLDVVAWHGNLAPWRYDLSRFNTINTVSFDHPDPSIFTVLTSPSDVPGRANADFVIFPPRWMVAENTFRPPWFHRNVMSEAMGLITGAYDAKAEGFRPGGISLHNMMAGHGPDLASWQGASTADLKPHKIDGTMAFMLESCWPYAPTSHALGHAQLDYDAVWKDFPKARLP; encoded by the coding sequence ATGACCGACTATATCCCCGGCTTCGGCAACCACGTCGCGACGGAGGCCGTTCCCGGCGCGCTGCCGATCGGCCGCAATTCTCCACAGCGGCCCGCCTTCGGCCTCTATGCTGAGCAACTGTCCGGCACCGCCTTCACCGCACCGCGGCATGAGAACCGCCGGTCGTGGCTGTACCGGATGCGGCCGACCGCGGAACATCCGCCCTACCGGCGCTACACGGGCGCAAAGCTGTTCGCCCCCGGTACCGACGACGCCCCGCTCGCGCCCAACCGCCTGCGCTGGGACCCGGCGCCGCTGCCCGAGGCGCCGACCGATTTCGTCGATGGTCTCGTCACCATGATGGCGAACCGCGATCCGGTCGAGCTGGAGGGTGTCGCGCTCCACGTCTATGCCGCCAACCGCGACATGACCGACCGCGTCTTCATGGATGCCGACGGCGAATTGCTGTTCATCCCCGAACATGGCCGCATCACGCTCCACACCGAGCTCGGCCGGATCGACGTCGCGCCGAGCCAGATCGCGCTGGTGCCGCGCGGCGTGCGGTTTCGCGTCATGCTGCCCGACGGCGCGGCGCGCGGCTATCTGGCCGAAAACCACGGCGCGCTCTTCCGCCTGCCCGATCTCGGGCCGATCGGTGCGAACGGCCTGGCCAATCCGCGCGACTTCGAGACGCCCGTCGCCTGGTTCGAGGATCGCGACGAACCGACCGAGGTGATCCAGAAGTTCATGGGATCGCTGTGGACGACGACGCTCGACCACAGCCCGCTCGATGTCGTCGCGTGGCACGGCAACCTTGCGCCGTGGCGCTACGACCTGTCGAGGTTCAACACGATCAATACGGTCAGCTTCGACCATCCCGATCCGTCGATCTTCACCGTGCTGACCTCGCCATCCGACGTGCCGGGCCGCGCCAACGCCGATTTCGTCATCTTCCCGCCGCGCTGGATGGTCGCCGAGAATACGTTCCGCCCGCCCTGGTTCCACCGCAACGTGATGTCGGAGGCGATGGGCCTCATCACCGGCGCCTATGACGCCAAGGCCGAAGGCTTCCGGCCTGGCGGGATCAGCCTGCACAACATGATGGCCGGCCACGGGCCCGACCTCGCCAGCTGGCAGGGCGCGTCGACTGCCGACCTGAAACCGCACAAGATCGACGGGACGATGGCGTTCATGCTCGAAAGCTGCTGGCCCTACGCGCCGACGAGCCACGCGCTCGGCCATGCCCAGCTCGATTACGACGCCGTGTGGAAGGACTTTCCGAAGGCCAGGCTGCCATGA
- a CDS encoding ABC transporter permease/substrate-binding protein: protein MSGLADALAGVPPLLASHVRLAGAALALGIAISLPLAILAARRPAIGRWITGFASLVQTIPSLALLALFYPLLLSLSALVGGGLPALGFLPSLLALTLYALLPIIRNGVAGLTGIDRAVLQAADAVGMTRTQKLRLVEAPLALPIVIAGIRTAAVWTIGAATLSTTVGCPSLGDMIFAGLQTQNWALVLAGCVAAAVLALAVDALIGLVERGLATRRPMLWAGALALLLAGLGAATAPLLVRGTGRLVTIGAKNFSEQYILARLIGDRLTRAGYTVRYRDGLGSAVVYRALAGGDVDVYVDYAGTLWNGVMQRSDVPPRPEMVRAIGEWTRRVDGVTMIGPLGFENAYAFAMRGQDARAKGIADLDALARVAPTLRLGSDLEFLSRPEWAAVRRAYGFRFAAATPYSPTFMYRALASGEADVISAFSSDGRIAADGLTVLADPRHAIPSYDALLLAAPGRAKDTRFLAALRPLVGRIPVAAMREANYRVDREADKQSPDAAARWLAARVGL from the coding sequence ATGAGCGGCCTCGCCGACGCGCTCGCCGGGGTCCCGCCGCTGCTCGCCAGCCACGTCCGCCTCGCGGGCGCGGCGCTTGCACTCGGCATCGCGATCAGCCTGCCGCTCGCCATCCTCGCCGCGCGGCGCCCTGCGATCGGCCGCTGGATCACCGGCTTTGCCAGCCTGGTCCAGACGATCCCCAGCCTCGCGCTGCTCGCGCTCTTCTACCCACTGCTGCTGTCCCTGTCCGCGCTCGTCGGCGGCGGCCTGCCCGCGCTCGGCTTTCTGCCTTCTCTGCTCGCGCTGACCCTCTATGCGTTGCTGCCGATAATCCGCAACGGCGTCGCCGGACTGACGGGCATCGATCGCGCGGTGCTCCAGGCGGCGGACGCGGTCGGCATGACGCGGACGCAGAAATTGCGGCTGGTCGAGGCGCCGCTGGCGCTCCCGATCGTCATCGCGGGCATCCGCACCGCCGCGGTGTGGACGATCGGCGCGGCGACGCTGTCGACGACGGTCGGCTGCCCCAGCCTGGGCGACATGATCTTCGCCGGGCTGCAGACACAAAACTGGGCGCTGGTGCTTGCGGGCTGCGTTGCGGCCGCCGTGCTCGCGCTCGCGGTCGATGCGCTGATCGGCCTCGTCGAGCGCGGGCTGGCGACGCGCCGGCCGATGCTATGGGCGGGGGCGCTCGCGCTGCTACTCGCGGGGCTGGGCGCGGCCACCGCGCCGCTACTTGTCCGCGGCACCGGCCGCCTCGTGACGATCGGCGCGAAGAACTTTTCGGAGCAATACATCCTGGCCCGCCTGATCGGTGACCGGCTGACCCGCGCGGGCTACACCGTGCGCTATCGCGACGGGCTCGGTTCCGCGGTCGTCTACCGCGCGCTCGCGGGCGGGGATGTCGACGTCTATGTCGATTACGCGGGCACGCTGTGGAACGGCGTCATGCAGCGCAGCGACGTACCGCCGCGGCCCGAGATGGTGCGCGCGATCGGCGAGTGGACGCGCCGGGTCGACGGCGTGACGATGATCGGCCCGCTCGGCTTCGAGAACGCTTATGCCTTTGCGATGCGCGGGCAGGACGCGCGCGCAAAGGGGATCGCCGACCTCGACGCGCTCGCGCGGGTGGCACCGACGCTCCGGCTCGGCAGCGACCTCGAATTCCTGTCGCGGCCCGAATGGGCGGCGGTGCGCCGCGCCTATGGTTTCCGCTTCGCTGCCGCGACGCCGTACAGCCCGACCTTCATGTATCGCGCGCTGGCGAGCGGCGAGGCGGACGTCATCTCCGCCTTTTCCTCCGACGGGCGGATCGCGGCGGACGGGCTGACCGTGCTCGCCGATCCGCGCCACGCCATCCCCAGCTACGACGCGCTGCTGCTCGCCGCGCCTGGGCGGGCGAAGGATACGCGCTTCCTCGCCGCGCTGCGCCCGCTGGTCGGGCGGATTCCCGTCGCCGCGATGCGCGAAGCGAACTATCGCGTCGACCGCGAGGCGGACAAGCAGAGCCCCGACGCCGCCGCCCGCTGGCTGGCGGCGCGGGTCGGGCTGTAG
- a CDS encoding MarR family winged helix-turn-helix transcriptional regulator, with amino-acid sequence MAEPRLVLDEFLPFRLSVTSNLVSGLIARAYQSLFGLSIPEWRLITVVAESGAITQQAIGARTRMDKVTVSRAAIALVERGLLARQGNPEDRRSHLLDLTGAGRDLYAAVAPKALDLEARIFSRFPPAEVAAFSAMLHRIEAFALEQEKIA; translated from the coding sequence ATGGCTGAACCGCGCCTCGTTCTCGACGAATTCCTGCCGTTTCGACTGTCTGTCACCTCGAACCTCGTCAGCGGGCTGATCGCGCGTGCCTATCAGTCGCTGTTCGGCCTTTCGATCCCCGAATGGCGGCTGATCACCGTCGTCGCCGAAAGCGGCGCGATCACGCAGCAGGCGATCGGCGCACGGACGCGGATGGACAAGGTGACCGTGAGCCGCGCCGCGATCGCGCTGGTCGAGCGCGGCCTTCTGGCGCGACAGGGCAATCCCGAAGACCGGCGCAGCCACCTGCTCGACCTGACCGGTGCGGGACGCGACCTGTATGCCGCGGTCGCGCCCAAGGCGCTCGACCTCGAGGCGCGGATATTCTCGCGTTTCCCGCCCGCCGAGGTCGCCGCGTTCAGTGCGATGCTCCACCGGATCGAGGCGTTTGCGCTGGAGCAGGAGAAAATCGCCTGA
- a CDS encoding SDR family oxidoreductase codes for MSEVRAIFITGGASGIGRAVARLFASRGWRVGIADVNAGLLTEIAAQLPAGLTEHYVMDVRDRDAWRASLDDFTKKSGGRLDVLFNNAGIGTGGPLADASFEDIDRTVAINFTGVLNGARIGHAYLAKTPGSVLLNTSSASGIYGSSGLATYSATKFAVRGLTEALDGEWHREGIKVRDLLPSFIETPLLDGVAAGTNRTIRESVTGAGLELTPVDRVAEAAWAAVHGDAVHTYVGKTAERLRFAARWMPGQLRKRMRKSLR; via the coding sequence TTGAGCGAGGTGCGCGCGATCTTCATCACCGGCGGCGCGTCGGGCATCGGCCGTGCGGTCGCCCGGCTGTTCGCCAGCCGCGGCTGGCGCGTCGGCATCGCCGACGTCAATGCGGGCCTGCTGACGGAAATCGCGGCGCAGCTGCCCGCCGGTCTGACCGAACATTATGTCATGGACGTCCGCGACCGCGACGCGTGGCGCGCGAGCCTGGACGATTTCACCAAGAAGAGCGGCGGGCGGCTCGACGTGTTGTTCAACAACGCCGGGATCGGCACCGGCGGACCGCTGGCGGACGCCAGTTTCGAGGATATCGACCGCACCGTCGCGATCAATTTCACCGGCGTGCTCAACGGCGCGCGGATCGGCCACGCCTATCTGGCGAAAACGCCGGGGTCGGTGCTGCTCAACACGTCCTCCGCGTCGGGCATCTACGGCTCGTCGGGGCTCGCCACCTATTCGGCGACCAAGTTCGCGGTCCGCGGGCTGACCGAGGCGCTGGACGGCGAATGGCATCGCGAGGGCATCAAGGTCCGCGACCTGTTGCCGAGCTTCATCGAGACGCCTTTGCTCGACGGGGTCGCAGCGGGCACCAACCGCACGATTCGCGAGAGCGTGACGGGGGCGGGCCTGGAACTGACCCCGGTGGACCGCGTCGCGGAGGCCGCCTGGGCAGCGGTACACGGCGATGCGGTGCACACCTATGTCGGCAAGACCGCCGAGAGGCTGCGCTTCGCGGCGCGCTGGATGCCGGGGCAGCTCAGGAAGCGGATGCGCAAGTCGTTGCGCTGA
- a CDS encoding ATP-binding cassette domain-containing protein, translated as MPAESLCFDHVSKRFGDTSAVEDVCVDIPAGTFVALVGASGSGKSTLLQTINRLVEPDAGRVLIDGVDVASGSAPALRRRIGYVFQGIGLFPHLSVAQNIAIGPRIAGQAAADVGALLDLVALPRAVATRMPHALSGGQRQRVAIARALAPGAKLLLLDEAFGALDPVTRDALGQEIRGLHDRLGLTTILVTHDMAEALLLADRVLVMHAGRIVADETPAALLHGAGGDAAQALVAVPRDQASRLAALDA; from the coding sequence ATGCCAGCAGAATCGCTTTGCTTCGATCACGTTTCCAAGCGGTTCGGCGATACGTCGGCGGTCGAGGACGTCTGCGTCGATATTCCCGCCGGCACCTTTGTGGCGCTCGTCGGCGCATCGGGATCGGGCAAGTCGACCCTGCTGCAGACGATCAACCGGCTGGTCGAACCCGATGCGGGGCGCGTGCTGATCGACGGTGTCGATGTCGCCAGCGGTTCCGCTCCCGCGCTGCGCCGCCGGATCGGCTACGTCTTTCAGGGGATCGGCCTGTTCCCGCACCTGAGCGTCGCGCAGAATATCGCGATCGGCCCGCGCATCGCCGGCCAGGCGGCGGCGGACGTCGGCGCGTTGCTGGATCTCGTCGCTTTGCCCCGCGCCGTCGCGACGCGGATGCCCCATGCGCTGTCGGGTGGCCAGCGCCAGCGCGTCGCGATCGCCCGCGCGCTCGCGCCCGGCGCGAAGCTGCTGCTGCTCGACGAGGCGTTCGGCGCGCTCGACCCCGTCACGCGCGATGCGCTGGGGCAGGAGATACGCGGGCTGCACGACCGGCTCGGCCTGACGACGATCCTCGTCACGCACGACATGGCGGAGGCTTTGTTGCTCGCGGATCGCGTGCTGGTGATGCACGCGGGGCGGATCGTCGCCGACGAGACGCCGGCCGCGCTGTTGCATGGCGCGGGCGGCGATGCGGCGCAGGCGCTGGTCGCGGTGCCGCGCGACCAGGCGAGTCGGCTGGCGGCGCTCGACGCATGA